Sequence from the Candidatus Hepatoplasma crinochetorum Av genome:
AAAAAACAAAAGAAAATAATAAAACTGATAAAAAATAATTATCAATTATTAGGGAAATTAAATTATTAAATATTGTGGAATATTTGCTTTTAGTAATAAAAATATTGATCTATATTTTTTCGATAATTGGAGTACTAATATTACTTTACTTTTTCTTTAATTTTTGAAAAACTAGACAGATGAATAAATCTGTATCAAAAGATGTTTTCAAAGGTAAATTATCAATTGTTATCTTACTACTTTTTTATCTTTCCTCATTTGGTTTAATAGGTGGACTTACAACCTACAATGACAAAGAAAAAGATGCTGCTAATAAATTAGTAGTAACTGAAAGAAATATTGGACAAGGATATCTTGTTCCTGGTGAAATTTCTTTGCAAAATTATTCTGATTATAAGGGTGAATTTAATGAAGATATTAAAAATAGAGAATGAGAAAATCTCTATTTTTCTTTTTTTAATACAATTAATAATCAGGATGTATTTTACGAAGAATTAATTGAACCTTTAATTTTAGATTCTTCAAATTATGATTATCTTTTTAATGATCTTACATTTAATGAATATGTAAAAACATATTATTATTATTGATATCAATATTATTATCAAAATAATCTTTTTCCAGAAATAACAGATTTTGAATCATTAAATGCATTAGCTAATGATTTTTGAGAAACAAGCTATATTGGTGCTGATTTTTTCGGTAATATTGAAAATGTAATAGGAATATATTTATTTTATAAAAATATAATAAATGAAAATTATAATGGAAAAACTGATGAAGAAAATAATTCAGATCCAGATCAAGAATTAAATAATATTTATAATCTATTTGGAACTATTGATTATGATATTCAATTACAATATACATATTCAAATCCTTTTTCTGAAAATAATGATCAAGAAGGATCTTCCCAATCTTATTTATTTTTAGGCTACAATAGTACAGAAGAAAGCAATAGCGTTTTAAATTCTCATTTAAGATCTCAATATGGAATTTATTCACAAAAACTAGATGTTCCTATAATAAACGAAAATTTTACTAATTATTCAGATCAAGATTTACTAAATGAAGTATTTGGTGCAGATTATGATTCTAGTACTGATTCTATTTATGGAAATGGAACATCTCAAAATCCATATAAAGTTTTAATGCTAGATGATTATTATCAAGCAAATAAAAATTTTTTTGAAACTAATGATAATAAATATATGATAGGTCCTTATTATTTTGAAGTGGTTGCAACTGGATGATTTCCAAATGTTTCTTATCCTGTTCATAATCTAGATAATATTCTTACTGATGTTAAAAATGAACAAACATTAATGATTAATAATTATGCATTAGCTAATATTGCAAACGGAAACCAAGATTTTGTAATTTATTATGGTTCTGAAGAAATATATAATCAAATTAATGATTATTCTGATATTATTTCTGGATCAATTTCAGATGATATTGAGGAGCAAGCTTGATATATTACTAAATATGCAGAAGGAAATTATCAGAATGGATATTTAAGAGATGATGGATATTATGATTATTCTCAACATAATGAAATTAATGATGATTCAGGCGATTTAATTGCAGCAAGAGCAGATTCATTACTACTTGAAGCAGAAGGAGATGAGGCATTTATTTCTGTTTTTCGCTTCATATTTTTGTTAGTTGTTATTATTATTTTGATTTTACTAATTCAAAAAAGAATTAATGATAGTAGCAAAAATCTTGGAACTTTAAAAGCTTTAGGAATGAGTAATTTGAAAATTTCATCTTCTTATATTATTTATCCTATTATTATTACAACAATTGGTTCATTTATTGCTTTATTATTAGCAATACCAGTAGGAATGTATTTTGTTGGTTTAATGACGCAATATTTTGCAATTCCAATTTCTACTGTTCCCATTTTTACATTTAATTCTTTTTTAGTTGTATATATTTCTCCTTTATTAATTGCCTGTGGAGTTTCTTTTTTAATTTCTTATTATGTTTTAAGTAAACCAACTCTTAAATTATTACAAGGAGCTCATAAAAATAAACCAGGAATAATTACAATTTATTTAGGAAAATTAATTCCTAGTTCATTTTCTTTTTCTTCAAGTTATAAGATTAAAAGCTTATTTAGATCTACAGGAAAATCATTTATTTTATTTTTTTCAATGATCTTTTCGACATTTTTAATAGCACTTTCATTTTCCGGAACAACAATGGTTAATAATGTAATTGATGGGGCAGAAGAAGAGTTAAATTATCAATCCGTCTCTTCTTTAAATTCAGATTTAAATTATCTTCCAATTAATTATAATGATGATTTTGATAATTGATATCAAAATGTCGATAATAATCAATTAAATTATAATTTTGAGTATTCACCAATAGTGTGAGATTTTTCAACAATTACTTCAACAACAGGAGAAGAAAAATATCAAGAAATGGGAGATATTATTTTAAATTCACCTTTAATTTATAGTTATGATGAATTAAATAATCAATATGATATTTCATATCTCTCAGCAGAAGGATTATTAAATTATTTTTACTTTTTATTTAATAATCCAGATGTA
This genomic interval carries:
- a CDS encoding FtsX-like permease family protein, which produces MNKSVSKDVFKGKLSIVILLLFYLSSFGLIGGLTTYNDKEKDAANKLVVTERNIGQGYLVPGEISLQNYSDYKGEFNEDIKNREWENLYFSFFNTINNQDVFYEELIEPLILDSSNYDYLFNDLTFNEYVKTYYYYWYQYYYQNNLFPEITDFESLNALANDFWETSYIGADFFGNIENVIGIYLFYKNIINENYNGKTDEENNSDPDQELNNIYNLFGTIDYDIQLQYTYSNPFSENNDQEGSSQSYLFLGYNSTEESNSVLNSHLRSQYGIYSQKLDVPIINENFTNYSDQDLLNEVFGADYDSSTDSIYGNGTSQNPYKVLMLDDYYQANKNFFETNDNKYMIGPYYFEVVATGWFPNVSYPVHNLDNILTDVKNEQTLMINNYALANIANGNQDFVIYYGSEEIYNQINDYSDIISGSISDDIEEQAWYITKYAEGNYQNGYLRDDGYYDYSQHNEINDDSGDLIAARADSLLLEAEGDEAFISVFRFIFLLVVIIILILLIQKRINDSSKNLGTLKALGMSNLKISSSYIIYPIIITTIGSFIALLLAIPVGMYFVGLMTQYFAIPISTVPIFTFNSFLVVYISPLLIACGVSFLISYYVLSKPTLKLLQGAHKNKPGIITIYLGKLIPSSFSFSSSYKIKSLFRSTGKSFILFFSMIFSTFLIALSFSGTTMVNNVIDGAEEELNYQSVSSLNSDLNYLPINYNDDFDNWYQNVDNNQLNYNFEYSPIVWDFSTITSTTGEEKYQEMGDIILNSPLIYSYDELNNQYDISYLSAEGLLNYFYFLFNNPDVINYTNQNFEDTNISGSDLLVIDFSFWQYSYLNYLNYVNQTSANKLSALQFIEETLINYNPALGLESLSGIFVDDNLGIDYYQDIYVDINFGNYFYNSDQQSIIFSDQIEFETEDDNESFSLLSLNDIEEIENNMFHNIPDLTKAIDNFEAYQQNEVDQNGNYYLPIITSQYYYNQIKEIANYEGESQGHETYSGEIRYKDQSGNRKSKEITFVIVGTYGSYVSNAIYTTRDAISKSVNDQLSYIPYIIYSNDFYKQVYSFAFSYSLIQQILINNGDYDVSIEEILNNNYSIIEQATLDNDIVFRQIDSAYSLISGLLLIICAFAFFVAFVLISITIKVVADNSLNEVSMLKVFGYTNWKATSLVMTSYIIILALSFILSVSLIFAFLLGLSTLLTNLTGTTYKFTLTGFQLGILIALILVMIIILLIFVYITFAKQNPLDALKETIE